Proteins from one Listeria weihenstephanensis genomic window:
- a CDS encoding family 10 glycosylhydrolase, with protein sequence MKKWVSTLLLLVLSVSVFGIAVQAEQTTEGLYKFVKKGDGTFGYDTNTPVFYSNGSSEQVMIPTTYTQEKEQFKSSWVATISNLNFAKAGSEEAFRAQYDTVLNDFETWNMNAVIFQIRPLLDAYYPSKLNPWSEFITSGIQGANPGYDPLAIMVEETHKRGMEYHAWFNPYRVTNTKMTTPSILAKIGATKEEALAMTIPEQIAAWNKAGILADNNYAVLHPQNVLRFDEKLFLNPGIPEVQDNVAETIKEVVTNYDVDAIHFDDYFYPYRITVDGKNVLFGDLDEDAQTFATYGIPNGYPDTKEGIDDWRRDNITTLIDKVKNTIDTHNEAKKTAVQFGISPFGIWEHKANNPLGSNTPTSSSQSFSQSIFADTYQWIKDEKIDYMTPQIYWSFDQGAAPYGELARWWSRAAEGTRVQIYVGHANYKHVGNGGWEAAWMNPEEIPNQMRFNQLQDKISGSVLFSYNDIKKSDIASLPEAQKPQNQAKNDAIDLLKKDYFAIPSLVPSKPWLAHQEIAAPIQVKQTADTLTWADTTANSARHYVVYKGTGTAEEIIANPANIVTRVWRGEALEFSLPITKPGTYVVTALDAASNESTPAIAQIAGADVTVLYQDEDGKEIAPTEILRGNIGENFAIEIKAVAGYKERGMQASGTFTDKAQTIIVSYEKEADEVAPTDPEEIIVTPPKPEVKPNKPAEKAPEVEKVTEEPASKSVVKKDLGALPTTGDTSMDLVIVFGFILSATGVLMLIRWRRKQA encoded by the coding sequence ATGAAAAAATGGGTGTCGACGTTACTCCTGCTTGTACTTAGTGTATCGGTTTTTGGGATCGCTGTACAGGCAGAGCAAACGACAGAAGGGCTTTACAAATTTGTGAAAAAGGGAGATGGAACATTTGGCTATGACACGAATACACCAGTGTTTTACTCTAACGGTTCAAGCGAACAAGTCATGATTCCAACAACGTATACGCAAGAAAAAGAGCAGTTCAAAAGCTCATGGGTAGCTACGATCAGTAATCTGAATTTCGCAAAGGCGGGATCTGAAGAGGCATTTCGCGCACAATATGATACGGTGTTAAATGATTTTGAAACGTGGAATATGAATGCGGTTATTTTTCAAATTCGACCGTTGCTTGATGCTTACTATCCATCCAAACTAAATCCATGGTCGGAATTTATTACAAGTGGTATACAGGGCGCAAATCCAGGTTACGATCCACTTGCCATTATGGTAGAAGAAACGCACAAAAGAGGCATGGAATATCACGCTTGGTTCAATCCATACCGCGTGACGAATACAAAAATGACGACGCCAAGCATTTTGGCAAAAATAGGTGCGACAAAAGAGGAAGCGCTTGCGATGACAATTCCAGAACAGATTGCTGCGTGGAACAAAGCGGGAATTTTGGCGGATAATAATTACGCTGTGTTGCATCCTCAGAACGTGTTGCGTTTTGACGAGAAACTTTTCTTGAATCCGGGCATTCCAGAAGTGCAGGATAATGTGGCAGAAACGATTAAGGAAGTTGTGACGAATTATGATGTCGATGCGATCCATTTTGACGACTATTTCTATCCATATCGCATTACAGTCGATGGCAAAAATGTCTTGTTTGGTGATTTGGATGAAGATGCGCAAACATTCGCGACATACGGTATTCCAAATGGCTATCCAGACACGAAAGAAGGCATTGACGATTGGCGCCGCGACAACATTACAACGTTGATCGATAAGGTGAAAAATACGATCGATACGCATAATGAAGCCAAGAAAACCGCCGTACAATTCGGCATCAGTCCATTCGGAATATGGGAACATAAAGCCAATAATCCGCTAGGTTCGAACACGCCAACCAGTTCTTCTCAGTCGTTCTCTCAAAGCATTTTTGCTGATACATATCAGTGGATTAAAGATGAGAAAATCGATTATATGACACCACAAATTTACTGGAGTTTTGACCAAGGTGCAGCGCCTTACGGGGAGCTTGCAAGGTGGTGGAGCAGGGCGGCAGAAGGGACACGCGTTCAAATCTACGTTGGCCATGCAAATTATAAACATGTCGGAAACGGCGGTTGGGAAGCGGCTTGGATGAACCCCGAGGAAATTCCGAATCAGATGCGTTTCAACCAGCTGCAAGACAAGATTTCAGGTAGCGTTTTGTTTAGTTATAATGATATCAAAAAGAGCGATATTGCGAGCCTTCCAGAAGCGCAAAAACCTCAGAACCAAGCGAAAAATGACGCGATTGATCTTTTGAAAAAGGATTATTTTGCGATTCCATCACTCGTTCCAAGTAAACCGTGGCTAGCGCATCAGGAAATTGCTGCACCAATTCAGGTCAAGCAAACGGCGGATACGTTAACTTGGGCAGATACAACAGCGAATTCTGCGCGTCATTACGTCGTGTATAAAGGAACCGGAACCGCGGAGGAAATCATAGCAAATCCAGCGAATATTGTGACGCGAGTTTGGCGCGGTGAAGCCCTAGAATTTAGCCTTCCGATTACCAAGCCAGGCACATACGTTGTGACAGCACTCGACGCCGCTAGCAATGAATCAACACCAGCTATCGCCCAAATAGCGGGTGCGGATGTAACCGTTTTGTATCAAGATGAAGACGGAAAAGAAATCGCGCCAACTGAGATATTGCGGGGGAATATTGGCGAGAATTTTGCGATTGAAATAAAGGCCGTTGCGGGGTATAAAGAGAGAGGTATGCAAGCTTCCGGCACGTTCACAGATAAAGCGCAGACGATCATTGTGAGCTATGAAAAAGAGGCGGATGAGGTTGCACCAACAGACCCAGAAGAAATTATTGTGACACCACCGAAGCCAGAAGTAAAGCCAAATAAACCAGCAGAAAAAGCACCAGAAGTTGAAAAAGTGACAGAAGAACCAGCGTCAAAATCGGTTGTTAAAAAAGATCTAGGAGCACTGCCAACAACTGGTGATACCTCCATGGATTTAGTCATTGTTTTTGGATTCATTCTGAGCGCAACTGGCGTTCTCATGTTGATTCGTTGGAGAAGAAAACAAGCTTAG